The sequence ACAGGTGCCCCTGCCAGTCACCTGATGATCCACCTGGCTGTACACCTGTCCCTTATTCCCTCATTAAACCCAAGTCTATATATACCAGCCACGTTCCTGCGCCCAGTTGCTATGATTGTCTTTGTGATTGTCTGTTATACTGGTTCAAACATTCCTACTTGGCTATACCTGCCAGCCTGTACCCTTTGCTTGACCCACTTGTAATACCAGTATGATTTTATTTACCAGTTATGAGTCATTGACCAACTCTCCTGCCCATATTAAACTGTCCAAGTTGCCAACTGTTGACCACAGTTTCCAGTAAAGTGGTTTCACTTCAACCTGCTCTGCTTAAGTGTCTAAATGTGGTTCCTCCTCTCTGTTGCCAACTGTGACAGGGTGTTGATAATGGGGAAATTGAGGTCCAGTGAGAATCGATAAGAAAATAATTTGCTGGTTTTAGTTTAAGTTCACATGTAAATGAAACTGCTCTGTACAGGCTAGACAGGAAAACTGGAGACATGTTTGGTCGTTGATACATCATGAACAATTTTTCACACAAGGTTAGATATTATATCAAATTTCTAGTGGAGATTGCATAGCTTTTCTGGCTGAAAATGGAGGAATGCGTAGTGATGCACAAGACATCaacaatatttccatttgattgaATAGTGCCGCCATAAAAATGATGAAGTCtctgttttgaatatttcactcagtgtaaacatcatatatCTTCAATGAATAGTTGGAACAATCTTATACAgaatttactgtatatgatatTGTCAGACAGCATGGAATAAGATGATTTTTCCAACtattttaaaaggagaaaagggTGCCtggattaaagaaaaaaatggggTGTTTTGAACATCACATTACAGAAGCAAGATACTCTCTTAATGCCATTTCACTGTGGCCTTAACCAGCATGAGTAGGCTCAGTCTACACCATCTTGCTGAaggacattttgacaaaactcaTGACTGCTTGCCTACACAACAGTATCTCTCCCATAAACTGAGCCTGGGGCCTCCAGTCACAGGGCAGTCTGTCTAATCACCAGGCCACCCTCTGTTATTGACAAGTATATTCCAATATTGTCAACGCCCCCAGTCCCTGAAGCAATAAATATACTGCTCGTGTTGTATGTTGAAGATTAATGACATCAATCACACTTCCTCAtcaggccacacacacaaacacacacacacacacacacactgcaaacattGTAATCtgcttcagtgttttctttgcaGACTAacactcatttttcttttactttggGTTATTCCATGAGTGAAATGAGCTGGCACTGCTTAGAAGCACAGCTGTAATTATTTATTGTCAGGCTCCACTTCTTCTTCCATCATAAAACTTGTGGAAAATTTGGTTTCTTTTCTCCTGTAACAGAGAAGAGCCTCAGTTGTAAAACAGAGATACTGTAAACGGAGAAAGGAGTTTCTTCAGGTGTCTGCCTTTTTAATTAAGTCATGTAAAATAGTTTCAAGCAGGCATTAATTGATTGACTTAATTTACACAAGCATTTAATTACGGTCTTTCACTGGAGTTGCTTCTGAGATGAATATAATGTGACACACATCTCCTCAATTTCTCTAGCTTTTcctgcaaaaacaaataaaccaaaacatgCATATTCATCATCTTTGAATTATTCTCCTAAAATGAGCCACAGTCGTTTGTCATATTAAAGTTTAATTGATAGTTACcagatgaaaggaaaaatgagttcatatttcagatttgaaaaattgctacaaaacagcaaataagAGACAAACTATTAGACATTTTTCCAGTATCTTACTGAATTTTCAATGCTCagtacacatttttctgtgattttggGCTGCCACCAAGTGGCACCAAGAATAAAGCACAGTGTGACTCATGACCACAATGTGTCGCATCCCTTGAGCACTCACCAACACTTGAATGTGTCATCTCGACAATTTCATAAGAGACTCCCGGCATCGAGACCTTTTGCATTTAATAGTCACCATCATGTGGTATGATCTGGATAACACATCTGGAACATTTGGTCTGTGTGAAGGTCGCTCTCATCAGTGCCTATTTATAGGTCCAGAACACAGAAAAAGACGTGGGTTGCTTTTCATTATCAGCTTGCTAAGGCCTAGTGCAAGGCCAGACAAGAGGGTCTTTATCAGCTTTTCAACATGAACTCAAATGTCAGCAAACGTGTTTCAAGCTGCAGGTGGAGGCTGATGATAGGTCAAACTAAGAAGAATGTGACTTCCAGATTCCACACAATCATTGGGCATCGTTATCCTACATACTGTGTGAGTATGAGTATGAGTGTGAGTAAATTGACTTTGACGTGCGTATCGGCCGTTTAAATACAATACCAACTTAAGTGCGCTTCAGGGATCTTCAGGCTATTGTTGGTGTTACCGTCATACTTCAAATAACAATGGTTGGGCATCAACAGCCAGTCAaacctctgacacacacagagagaagcacatgcatgcatgcaatgTGTAGGACAACAATACCAGTTGGTTGAGCTATCCAGCTCAAGTTTTGCTTTCCAAGGCTAGGCGTTATGGAGGACAACATCATGGCTAAAAATACACAGCCAGGTGTTCCAGAGTCTAAGATTCCCCATCTGTTGGAAAGTCTCCTGTGGTTTATTTCCATCTTCAAACTCTGAATATAACTTAGAAGTATTTCTGTTAAACTCCATGgtgaatttgcttttttttgtgaattatttCTGTCAGGATTGAAGTCtgaaaaataagcaaaacacacagTTCTGATGACTGCCAAAACACTGACTTGGCAGTTAATATTAAAGTTcacttttcttttgtatttactTACCTTACTTGCTGTCCCAATTTGGggatttaaaaatacagtatctgtatttgttacTTCCAATATCAATTGCATTGACTTTACTTTAAATatgttctttcatttcttttatggGTGTGTCTACAAGATCTATTTAAACATTATGAAGTTGAATTTAGGTAGGTAGCACCTGTTGTGCCCCCtctctatttctttttaatcCATCAGCTAAACTGTTTTCCATCCGCTTACATGCTGCACATAAATGAACGGGTGccaataaaatgaaacatgataAAGTCAAGTACAGATATAGCAAATCAAAGACTGACACCATATCTTTATTCATTCCCACTTTAATTCTAAAGATTGAAtgacataacaaaacaaaaaaatgatctTTGGTTATAAAAAACAATGGGTCTCTACTCATCCTACACTTTTCTCTAAGGGCTTTGAGTCATTGCGCAGAAAATGGCTATCAAGCAAATGGAGGCATGGCTGATGTACTGCGggttatacatacatacattcaagTCAATTAGCCAATTAGACAACTTCCTTTTCCCTGCTTTTAGTTGACCAGCCTCACCCTCACAGACTGTCTCACTGTGCACCACCGCCTGTATCGAACATCTTCTTGCGGCCCTCCATGCCTGACATGGCCTCCACATTCTTACGCCAGTCACCCACTTCACTATTAAGCACCTGGAATTGAAGAGAAAATTCAAGTCTTTCCACAGTGATAATAGTTTTTGTACATTGGAAAAACATTAAGGGAGTTGTAAGAGAACCGTCAGAAAAGTAGACAAAGTTTGGGAGTCTTGAAACGGTTACCTTGTCCTGTTTGACGTCCTCCTTCTTCACAGACTTGAGGTTGGCTCTGAGGTCCATCGAGCCCTTGTGTTTGGAGCCCAGGAGAGCCCTCATCATCTCATCTGCTGACACTCTCACTTTCCTCAGGGCAGGCTTTTTGAATTTGCCTCCAAGGTCCTGTACCTTCAGCTTCAGCTCATGGAtctaaaaaatatgaaaaataagatctgaaacaaacacagctaCAGCAAAATCCACTTTGTGTTCTGTTAAGGTTTTTGACAAATGGTATATTCTAGTTTTGAGTTATAAGTACAGTGGACTGTATTGGTAGAAAAATTCAAGCCAAAAGAGATTGATTTTTCTTTCCATAGTGCCTGAGCTgtgtaataaaatgtatatgTGCTAGTTGCAGGAGTATGTTCACACTTACATCCTTGTTGTGTTTGTTCACTTTGGATTCGCAGTCGTATCTCTCCTCATCCACAACATCAATTTTTGAATGAAGCTGCTTGCATAGAGTCTGAGGAGAATTGAAGATTTAAAGTTACTTAAATGTGCTCATACACACTACAGATCAGTAGGAGGTCATACTGTACTCATTTCTTTTGATTATTCTTACTTGTAGCTCCTCCATTGACAATCCAGACACTTGCAAAGGGGGCAACTTCTCTCCTAGATAGCgcactttctcttcctccctctcctgcGTCTCCCTCTCCAAATCCTCACAGGCTCTTGTGAGGAGAAGCAtctgattggacaaaacatATCGATCAAAGCTGGGCAGGGAAATCTGAGGAAAACCACTTTCTCTGGTCATGTAAAGAGACACCATGTTGCTATTTTTACTgacttaaaaatattttagttctacacatacagtatatttggtATTACACACTTCATATACAGTATCATTATCTCTTGTATAATATGGTGAATCATAACTACTCACTTTGAGGGAGAGCTTGCGAGAAGCCGAAATCTTCGACTTCGGCtatgggggaaaaaagtgtCAATATAATTTcacaacagtaaataaatgtatttcaatcATCATTAATCAGTTACTGAGATTATTCAGGTTTGTAAAGGGCCATGTGTACCCAGGATGTACAAAATTACAAGGACACATCATAAATTGCAGAAAATTGAGTTGCATCAACATCTTCCAACTAAAATTGAACACAAACTTCCAACATCCTCTTATCCTGCTCAACTGACCAGCAGCAGTCACACATGACAAAGTCCATGAACTGTTCCATGTACAGTAAAACATGTATGGAAAAAACCTGTGAGTGTGAAACTCAGTGGCACTTCATGTGAAAAGATAGTGTTGTATTAATAGGATGGAGTCAAGAGGAAAGCTCTTGGGGATGCTGATAACAGCCCTGACAGATAACCACTGTCGGATCTTTGCCATGTGCATAAGGACAATGTGTCCCCTGTCCATGCATGGAGGATTAACACTGTGAAATATAGCCGGCTCACCTTATCCCCCTTGGGATTCATCACGCTGGGTCTGTCAGTCTCCTGAAACAGAAATCAGGGAACAATTGAGGCTAAAGATGCTATAGCCAATCATAATTCAATTTATAGGAAAATATAAGTTAAAGAAGTAATTTAAAGCTCATAATTACACAAATACTAATCACAAATGAGCCATGACAGTAGCATTCAGGGATAGAGGATAACAGAGATGTTCTTACCTCACttttatgcacaaaaacaaacaagcacaacAGAGAAACAGGTGTGTATTAGTACAGTTTAGGGGTAATAAGTCACCCCACAATGTAATTTGACCGAACCAGGAGCTGCATAGCAAACAGTCCTCAATATCCCTTTGAAGAGAGGATTAAAGCGAGGACGTGACAAGAACAGTTCTCTCCACTATATTCAGCATcatctcagtttgtttttacactCTGACTAATGACAGCTCAACATATTTGTCCTAAGCTACAACATCTGTATCTGACAAAACAGACAGAATCCTGTAGCAACAGCAGTTAGTCACAAGTGGAAGATATGGCTCATCAAGTCTATAGTAAGTCTATAATATCTTAATACACTTTTATCACTGCAAAACTGGTGAAACACTGTCCTATTGTCTATATTAACAGTCATCTTTCAACAATCATTCTGAAAGCTTGTAAGGAAATAGCTGGTATATTTAAAAAGTTCTGGTAAACCTGTCAGACTTTCACTAACCTGAaccagaacaaaaaaaaaaagaacaaataattCTGCAAAACACGATTAAGtaactaaataaaaatgtggagAATTTACTGAAAACCACTGAAACCAAACATACAGTGCGTGTCTTACCTGTGACTGGGTGTCTGCAGAGGTGCAGAGAGTCAAACAGCAGCTACTGAGGACAATGGGCAGCTTTTTATGCGAGCTGGGTGGCGAGTGGACAACAGATATAACGTCTGGTCCCAAGAATGTGCTGGCATGGGACCAGGCATGAAATATCACCTCCACTGACACTGCGACAACACCATGGAAGTGTAATAATAAATCATGAGTATTACCTTAATGGTATTGTCCAAATattgtctgttgttgttgtgaaataATGCCAATTTAGAACAGtaggaaacaaaatgaattaaaataacagtcacaTGTACACTTAGATTATTGTATCTACAGTACTTGTAGCTTAACTAGTGTGAACTAAACAAGTAATTACAAGAGTGATTAGTGTTAGGACAAGTCTAATGACCACAATGAGAGAGTTAAAATTCTAAGTGACAATGCAATTGGTCACAATGGGTGTAATACACACCAAAAGCCCCCCATGCATTGCAAAAGCAGTGAAGCATATTCTAAGAATAGGTCAGGCCTCTTCCTTGTAGGCCGCTTTTAACTTTGACAGCATGGATGTAGTAACACTGTCAACACATAGGATCAGACTAAAAGAAATGATTCCCTTCAGttatttattgtatgttttctgAGCAATTATGGGTATTGAATCAAACATGTCATCGAAGTCTAATCACACGCAGGCCGTTCATCTGTGTCTGTATGGCAGCCATGCTGTGACTGTTAGCTCTTGTCATTGCCGCTCTGATTTATCATGGGGGGATCATGTAGAGTGACATTATCAAGGTTAAATAACAGGAATTAGCTCCTTTGACATTTGTTCTATTCTAATCACAGTTATTATGATGAAAATACTGGTTGGTGTGATTATGCAGGGCCCCTAAAATAACTAGAGGTTAAGAGGCAAATAATAAGAGGTTGTTCCGTTTTTGCCGCATTGGCTCTGAGTTCAAACGGAAGAGGAGTGGGAGGAATAGGAGGTTTGAATAGCTGCTACAGTGAAGATATACAATTCTTAATTCAGACTGGATATACACTTTCAGGAGATttgggaagaggaggaggaggaggagaagaagaaaaatctttaaaacaacaaatacaactCAAAAAAATCTAACTTTTTAGTGGAAGTGAAGAGAGAGGACAACAAGCAAGACACATGAGACTataaattttaaagaaaaagatttgTGAAAGCCAAATTGCACCCAGCTGTGGCGAGGAGCAGAAAATTGCATCAGAATCGATCCAAATTCTTTGAAACAATCACTCCTTGAGCATAAATACACACCTCTGACTCCAGATAAAATAGCTGAGTATTCTGCCAATAGCGTTGAATATGTCTCAACAGATTCATTGAGAAGATGTAAAACAGAATTCTGAGATGTGACGGAGATGAGACACAGTTCTTTTGGCACAGGTTAACGTCCTGGCAGTGACTAATGAACAGACACAAATGTAAACGTGCTTCCAG is a genomic window of Thunnus albacares chromosome 23, fThuAlb1.1, whole genome shotgun sequence containing:
- the LOC122975440 gene encoding troponin I, slow skeletal muscle-like, coding for MNPKGDKPKSKISASRKLSLKMLLLTRACEDLERETQEREEEKVRYLGEKLPPLQVSGLSMEELQTLCKQLHSKIDVVDEERYDCESKVNKHNKDIHELKLKVQDLGGKFKKPALRKVRVSADEMMRALLGSKHKGSMDLRANLKSVKKEDVKQDKVLNSEVGDWRKNVEAMSGMEGRKKMFDTGGGAQ